In Phocoena sinus isolate mPhoSin1 chromosome X, mPhoSin1.pri, whole genome shotgun sequence, a genomic segment contains:
- the TAB3 gene encoding TGF-beta-activated kinase 1 and MAP3K7-binding protein 3 isoform X1 has product MAQNSPQLDMQVLHDLRQRFPEIPEGVVSQCMLQNNNNLEACCRALSQESSKYLYMEYHSPDDNRMNRNRLLHINLGIHSPSSYHPGDGVQLNGGRTLVHSSSDGHIDPQHAAGKQLICLVQEPHSAPAVVAATPNYNPFFMNEQNRSAATPPSQPPQQPSSIQTGMNPSAMQGPSPPPPPPPSYMHIPRYSTNPITVTVSQNLPSGQTVPRALQILPQIPSNLYGSPGSIYIRQTSQSSSGRQTPQSTPWQSSPQGPVPHYSQRPLPVYPHQQNYQPSQYSPKQQQIPQPAYHSPPPSQCPSPFSSPQHQVQPSQLGHPSSHVFMPPSPSTTPPHPYQQGPPSYQKQGSHSVAYLPYTPSSLPKGSMKKIEITVEPSQRSGTAINRSPSPISNQPSPRNQHSLYTATTPPSSSPSRGISSQPKPPFSVNPVYITYTQPTGPSCAPSPSPRMIPNPTTVFKITVGRATENLLNLVDQEERSAAPEPIQPISVIPGSGGEKGSHKYQRSSSSGSDDYAYTQALLLHQRARMERLAKQLKLEKEELEQLKAEVNSMEHDLMQRRLRRVSCTTAIPTPEEMTRLRSMNRQLQINVDCTLKEVDLLQSRGNFDPKAMNNFYDNIEPGPVVPPKPPKKDSSDTCTVERKARRISVTSRVQEDIHDTQAAAADEHPSSSKQSPRTQPRDEDYEGAPWNCDSCTFLNHPALNRCEQCEMPRYT; this is encoded by the exons ATGGCGCAAAACAGTCCGCAGCTTGATATGCAGGTTCTCCATGACCTCCGACAACGTTTCCCTGAGATTCCGGAGGGTGTGGTGTCTCAGTGCATGTTACAG AACAACAACAATCTTGAAGCCTGTTGCCGCGCACTTTCGCAGGAGAGTAGCAAATACTTATATATGGAATACCACAGTCCAGATGACAACAGGATGAATAGAAATCGCCTTTTGCATATTAACCTGGGTATTCATTCTCCTAGTAGCTACCACCCAGGAGATGGAGTGCAACTTAACGGTGGTCGAACACTGGTACATAGCTCAAGCGATGGACATATTGATCCACAGCACGCAGCAGGCAAACAGCTGATATGTTTAGTTCAGGAACCACACTCAGCTCCAGCTGTTGTCGCTGCTACTCCCAACTACAATCCATTTTTTATGAATGAACAGAACAGAAGTGCAGCTACTCCTCCTTCACAGCCACCTCAACAGCCATCTTCCATTCAAACAGGAATGAATCCATCTGCTATGCAAGGgccttcaccaccaccaccgccacctcCTTCATACATGCACATACCTCGGTATAGTACAAATCCAATTACTGTTACAGTATCCCAGAACCTCCCTTCTGGACAGACTGTACCAAGAGCTTTACAAATTCTTCCACAAATTCCAAGCAATCTTTATGGGTCTCCTGGTTCTATCTATATTAGACAGACATCTCAGAGTTCATCAGGAAGACAAACTCCTCAGAGTACGCCATGGCAGTCCTCACCACAGGGCCCAGTGCCTCATTATAGCCAGCGTCCTTTACCTGTTTATCCGCATCAACAGAACTATCAACCTTCTCAGTATTCTCCCAAACAACAGCAGATCCCTCAACCTGCTTACCATTCACCACCACCTTCTCAATGTCCTTCACCCTTCAGCTCTCCACAGCATCAAGTACAGCCGTCCCAGTTGGGCCACCCTAGTTCCCATGTCTTTATGCCACCTAGTCCTTCAACTACTCCACCCCATCCATATCAACAAGGACCTCCTAGCTATCAGAAACAGGGAAGTCATTCAGTAGCCTATCTCCCATATACACCATCTAGCTTACCCAAAGGATCCATGAAGAAGATAGAAATTACAGTCGAACCCTCTCAGAGATCTGGGACAGCAATTAATAGGAGTCCTTCACCTATCAGTAATCAGCCATCTCCACGGAATCAGCACTCATTGTACACAGCCACCACGCCACCTTCAAGTTCTCCTTCAAGAGGGATATCCAGTCAACCAAAACCTCCATTTAGTGTCAATCCtgtgtatattacatatacacaGCCAACTGGACCTTCTTGCGCTCCATCACCATCTCCTCGGATGATACCAAACCCaactacagtttttaaaattactgtaggCCGAGCAactgaaaatcttttaaatttagtgGACCAAGAAGAACGTTCTGCAGCCCCAGAACCTATTCAGCCCATTTCAGTGATaccaggctctgggggagaaaagggaagccatAAATATCAGAGAAGTTCTAGTTCTGGATCAGATGACTACGCCTATACACAAG CCTTGCTGTTACATCAGCGAGCAAGGATGGAGAGGTTAGCAAAGCAATTGAAACTTGAGAAAGAGGAGCTAGAGCAATTGAAGGCTGAAGTTAACAGTATGGAGCATGACCTGATGCAGAGACGGCTCAGAAGGGTCAGCTGCACCACTGCGATCCCAACG CCTGAGGAAATGACAAGATTGAGAAGCATGAACAGACAACTCCAGATAAATGTTGACTGTACACTGAAAGAAGTTGACCTCCTTCAATCTAGAG gtAACTTTGATCCAAAAGCTATGAATAATTTTTATGACAACATAGAACCTGGTCCTGTTGTACCACCCAAGCCACCTAAAAAAG ACTCATCAGACACCTGCACAGTTGAGAGGAAAGCCCGAAGAATTAGCGTGACCTCCAGAGTACAGGAGGACATCCATGACACCCAGGCAGCAGCTGCAGATG AGCATCCAAGTAGCTCCAAACAGAGTCCTCGGACACAACCCCGAGATGAAGACTATGAAGGGGCTCCATGGAATTGTGATAGCTGCACCTTTCTGAACCACCCCGCACTAAATCGCTGTGAGCAGTGTGAGATGCCACGGTACACTTGA
- the TAB3 gene encoding TGF-beta-activated kinase 1 and MAP3K7-binding protein 3 isoform X2 has product MAQNSPQLDMQVLHDLRQRFPEIPEGVVSQCMLQNNNNLEACCRALSQESSKYLYMEYHSPDDNRMNRNRLLHINLGIHSPSSYHPGDGVQLNGGRTLVHSSSDGHIDPQHAAGKQLICLVQEPHSAPAVVAATPNYNPFFMNEQNRSAATPPSQPPQQPSSIQTGMNPSAMQGPSPPPPPPPSYMHIPRYSTNPITVTVSQNLPSGQTVPRALQILPQIPSNLYGSPGSIYIRQTSQSSSGRQTPQSTPWQSSPQGPVPHYSQRPLPVYPHQQNYQPSQYSPKQQQIPQPAYHSPPPSQCPSPFSSPQHQVQPSQLGHPSSHVFMPPSPSTTPPHPYQQGPPSYQKQGSHSVAYLPYTPSSLPKGSMKKIEITVEPSQRSGTAINRSPSPISNQPSPRNQHSLYTATTPPSSSPSRGISSQPKPPFSVNPVYITYTQPTGPSCAPSPSPRMIPNPTTVFKITVGRATENLLNLVDQEERSAAPEPIQPISVIPGSGGEKGSHKYQRSSSSGSDDYAYTQGNFDPKAMNNFYDNIEPGPVVPPKPPKKDSSDTCTVERKARRISVTSRVQEDIHDTQAAAADEHPSSSKQSPRTQPRDEDYEGAPWNCDSCTFLNHPALNRCEQCEMPRYT; this is encoded by the exons ATGGCGCAAAACAGTCCGCAGCTTGATATGCAGGTTCTCCATGACCTCCGACAACGTTTCCCTGAGATTCCGGAGGGTGTGGTGTCTCAGTGCATGTTACAG AACAACAACAATCTTGAAGCCTGTTGCCGCGCACTTTCGCAGGAGAGTAGCAAATACTTATATATGGAATACCACAGTCCAGATGACAACAGGATGAATAGAAATCGCCTTTTGCATATTAACCTGGGTATTCATTCTCCTAGTAGCTACCACCCAGGAGATGGAGTGCAACTTAACGGTGGTCGAACACTGGTACATAGCTCAAGCGATGGACATATTGATCCACAGCACGCAGCAGGCAAACAGCTGATATGTTTAGTTCAGGAACCACACTCAGCTCCAGCTGTTGTCGCTGCTACTCCCAACTACAATCCATTTTTTATGAATGAACAGAACAGAAGTGCAGCTACTCCTCCTTCACAGCCACCTCAACAGCCATCTTCCATTCAAACAGGAATGAATCCATCTGCTATGCAAGGgccttcaccaccaccaccgccacctcCTTCATACATGCACATACCTCGGTATAGTACAAATCCAATTACTGTTACAGTATCCCAGAACCTCCCTTCTGGACAGACTGTACCAAGAGCTTTACAAATTCTTCCACAAATTCCAAGCAATCTTTATGGGTCTCCTGGTTCTATCTATATTAGACAGACATCTCAGAGTTCATCAGGAAGACAAACTCCTCAGAGTACGCCATGGCAGTCCTCACCACAGGGCCCAGTGCCTCATTATAGCCAGCGTCCTTTACCTGTTTATCCGCATCAACAGAACTATCAACCTTCTCAGTATTCTCCCAAACAACAGCAGATCCCTCAACCTGCTTACCATTCACCACCACCTTCTCAATGTCCTTCACCCTTCAGCTCTCCACAGCATCAAGTACAGCCGTCCCAGTTGGGCCACCCTAGTTCCCATGTCTTTATGCCACCTAGTCCTTCAACTACTCCACCCCATCCATATCAACAAGGACCTCCTAGCTATCAGAAACAGGGAAGTCATTCAGTAGCCTATCTCCCATATACACCATCTAGCTTACCCAAAGGATCCATGAAGAAGATAGAAATTACAGTCGAACCCTCTCAGAGATCTGGGACAGCAATTAATAGGAGTCCTTCACCTATCAGTAATCAGCCATCTCCACGGAATCAGCACTCATTGTACACAGCCACCACGCCACCTTCAAGTTCTCCTTCAAGAGGGATATCCAGTCAACCAAAACCTCCATTTAGTGTCAATCCtgtgtatattacatatacacaGCCAACTGGACCTTCTTGCGCTCCATCACCATCTCCTCGGATGATACCAAACCCaactacagtttttaaaattactgtaggCCGAGCAactgaaaatcttttaaatttagtgGACCAAGAAGAACGTTCTGCAGCCCCAGAACCTATTCAGCCCATTTCAGTGATaccaggctctgggggagaaaagggaagccatAAATATCAGAGAAGTTCTAGTTCTGGATCAGATGACTACGCCTATACACAAG gtAACTTTGATCCAAAAGCTATGAATAATTTTTATGACAACATAGAACCTGGTCCTGTTGTACCACCCAAGCCACCTAAAAAAG ACTCATCAGACACCTGCACAGTTGAGAGGAAAGCCCGAAGAATTAGCGTGACCTCCAGAGTACAGGAGGACATCCATGACACCCAGGCAGCAGCTGCAGATG AGCATCCAAGTAGCTCCAAACAGAGTCCTCGGACACAACCCCGAGATGAAGACTATGAAGGGGCTCCATGGAATTGTGATAGCTGCACCTTTCTGAACCACCCCGCACTAAATCGCTGTGAGCAGTGTGAGATGCCACGGTACACTTGA